The Takifugu rubripes chromosome 16, fTakRub1.2, whole genome shotgun sequence genome contains the following window.
TTAATCACGCTAATTATAAACTATTACGATATTAAAAATCGAACTGGTGGCACAACCTTGATGTGCTTGAATCTGAGAACAAAACGAGATAGTTTTAGTCATCTGACAGTGGCGCGtgtctttcctcttcttcctcttcttcttcctcttcttcctcttcttcttcttctccattttgAAGCCTTCCATTCACACGGGATTTTGCTGTCTGTCCATTTTCCCTCCCCACAGAACCAAGCCAAGCTGTTCATAGAGcagaaaaaaatcccctttCCTGTTGACAACCAAAACATAAATGAAGAACTTGGTGAGTTGGCCCTTTATTTGAAGTCCAAACCTCGGCTACAGTGGCGAGATGCTCACGTTCTGTTTGCGTTCCAGCTATAGGTTATGTTCTGATAGGCAATGGTCTTTACGATGAAGCCGTCAAACACTTCTCGCTCCTATTACAGGTGAGAATTTGATATTTACCCTGTGAACATGATTTTATTTGCCCTGAACGTGTTCCTGAaggtctgtgtctgtgtctgtgctgcagggcGACCCGGAGCTGGTCAGCGCCATCTATGGGCGAGGGATCGCTTATGGGAAGAAAAGCCTGCAGGTCAGCCATCCCATAATACAACCTCGGTCAAACCAtgcaaatttaaatgcaaaGGCGGTGCAGGTTATCACCATAACACACCTTTGTGTGGCAAGTGCCACTGCTTTGATTCAAATTTCAGTCTCTGGGATGTGCACATGCTGATGGCACCAGGGGCCACGGGAGCCTCGGGGGCCACGGGAGCCTCGGGGGCCACGGGAGCCTCGGGCCACCGGGGCCTCAGGGGCCACGGGAGCCTCGGGCCACCGGAGCCTCAGGGGCCACCGGGGCCAAGCGTCACCGGGGCCTCAGGGGCCACCGGGGCATCAGGCCACAGGGGCCACCGGGGCGTCAGGGGCCACCGGGGCCAAGCGTCACCGGGGCCTCAGGGGCCACCGGGGCGTCAGGCCACAGGGGCCAAGCGTCACCGGGGCCAGTGTCAGCTCCTCCTAAAGCCTTCTCTTTGTGCACAGGACATAAAGAACGCTGACTTGGCTCTGTACGAGCTCAACAGAGTCATCACCCTGGAGCCAAACTGGCCTGAAGTGTATGAGCAGAGAGCCGAGGTGGGGCCCCACCCTGGGCGCCGGGCAGGACGGTCACGCCTACATATACGCATACATATGGAAGCTTTTGGGTTCATTGATAGCAGAGTGCTTCCTGGTTATCCAGTGGCAAGTTAAAAGGACCAGTTGTCCAAAGTGTGAAAAAAGAGGCGTAAATTCTTCCATTGTCTCATCTGATTGACACTGTCGACTTTGAAATGCTTCCCAACCTGTCTGACCAGTTTCCCAGCTGGTGCAGGCCCTTTCCCTCTGACGGTCGAACCCTGGGTTTAGAGGGAGCTAATGTCTGGACGGCTCTTTGCTCCGGGCAGATCCTGTCTCCTCTGGGGCGCATCAGCGAGGCCCTGGCAGACCTGAGCAGAGccgtgcagctgcagccgtcGGCCCGCCTCTACCGGCACCGAGGGACGCTGCTCTTCATCTCAGAGGTCTGACGCTCCTCAACCGTTGCCCTTCTCAGCAGTTGGGCGCCGCGGTCTGAGCTTTGTCATCCTGGCAGGACTACGTGGCCGCGATGGAAGACTTCCAGCAGTCGTTGGAGCTGAAGAAGAACCAGCCGATCGCTATGCTGTACAAAGGCCTCACCTTCTTTCACCGAGGCCTGCTCAAGGTACCGGTGCTGTCAGGGTCATTAGTGCGCTGCAACCAAACTTGAGCTGCTTATTTAGACGCTTCCTAGTGGAAATGGGAACCacatacattccttttcttgTAGCATCACCCTGCCTCTGGCTGGCGTGCTGTCACTCATGAACACGTGTAAATCAGGCTAACGCTGACACAGCAGGTTGTACTGGTACCGTCTGTTTTCAAGCTCTTAACCAGTTAttgaccgtgtgtgtgcgttaaAGTGCTGATTCATTTCCCGACCACCTATAAACAGACTGAAAACGTATTGATGCTCACGCTTGtttccttcctctgcagcctcgTGCACGTAGTTTCAGTACAGTGACACCAGCGGTTCCGTTTCTCTCAGGCTGTGCGCTGTAAAAAGCAACAAGAGGGAATATCTGTTAGAAAGTGGTTCTGTTACttattttcaattattttaattataagAAATACCctattttcgcgaccataagaCAGTTACGGGCGTGGCCATGGGACAACATACCAGCACGCTAGCTTACAACATGCCTGCTAGCGTGTATTAGCAATGCACTCGCGTACGTCGTCTTCTGTATCCGAAGGGAACGAAATGAATCCGAATTGGCTTTTGCGAAAGTCGGAAAGCATTtccagattttggaactcagcgCACACAGAAGGTGCCCCGTCCATTTGGGAGAAAATGTAAGGcttttaagtgcgccttatggtcgcgaaaatacggaAGTTTTTGCTCTGGGTTTACGAGCAATAATCAGTAATCTGGTCTTTCCCGATTCAGTGTTGCGCAATCTGTGATTTCTCAGTTGTTGGGAAGCTCTgagtgtgtctgttgtgtgtctaTTGTGTGTTTAGCCTGCAGGTTCCTCCTTTTATTAGTTCTAGTCAGTCAATCAGGCTCTTGTCAGGTTTATGCACACTTAACCTTCTACTCAGGTTAAGCTTTGATATGTGTGTAGGCACCAATTCTATACATGTAATGTGCAGAACAAAGCCCAGTGCTGCAAGCTTTTGACTTTAAAGGTTTTTCAAAAGTCTCAACGAACGGCTGTTGTTAACGCTAACCCTGTTCTAGTAATCTGACGTGTGTTTCCTCTATTAGGAAGCCATTGAAACTTTTAGAGAGGCCTTGAAGTTGAAGTCAGACTTCATAGATGCCTATAAAAGCCTCGGGCAGGCCTACAGGTACATCGATTCTTCACCGTCTGGCAGAGAGAAGAGCTAAATAATGTAAAGAATGGAGAACGGCACCTTCCTGTTCACCAACTAATACGTGCACTTCTGTCCTTTTGGCTCTTCAGAGAGCTGGGTGACTTTGAGTCGGCAATGGAGAGCTTCCAGAAGGCCCTCCTGCTGGATCAGAACCACATCCAGTCACTCCAACTGCGAGGGATGATGCTCTACCACCACGGCTCCCTGCAGGAGGCCATAGGCAACTTCAAGGTGCAGGTCGTCATATTTCCCAGCTGACGCGAGCCACCGTGAGGCCACATTTGCATGTCTTTGACCTGCCTCTCTTCACACGCCTGCTCCAGAGGTGCCTCCAGTTGGAGCCGTACAATGAGGTGTGTCAGTACATGAAGGGGTTAAGTCACGTGGCCATGGGGCAGTTCTACGAGGGCATCAAAGCTCAAACTAAAGTCATGCTCAACGCGCCCCTGCTGGGACAGAAGGCCAGCTCCGAATACCTCAAAGTCAAATATCTGAGAGGTGTGGTCTTTCTGCATCTGCACCCCAGAACATCTCACCAGAATTCCACAGCTTCCAGCCTTCTCTAACAGCTCCCTTGGCTCATTTTCCGACCAGAGTACTCGCGCTACCTGCACTCGCACCTCGACGTCCCAGTAGCAGAGTACAATGTGGACCAGGACCTACCTGGGAACTTTAAGAACCACTGGGCCAAGAACCTGCCTTTTCTAATAGAGGACTATGAAGAACAGCCTGGACTTCAGCCACATATCAAGTAGGTTAGAGGGGAATTGACAGTGCTTCTGTTGGCTGTCCGTCCCTCTTAGATCCAACAAGCATTATGTTCAGTTTTAGCTGAAAATGAAGAATGAAGCTTTTAATGTAGCAGCAAAGCTCATTCACCCCCGTTTCCTGGTGCCGGGTCTGACTCCTTTATTCCTGTGTGGTTCTCAGGGACGTCCTGCCGCAGAACTTCGACAGCTACAGCAGTGAAGTTCAGAAGCTGATTTGCACAGCCGACCACTTGGGGGCGCTAATGCAGTACGACACTCCTGGGTTCTTACCTAACGCAAGAATACACAGAGGTACCCCTGAGGAACGCCGCTCCTGTTTGTTCTGTAATGAGGGCACTCAGAATGTCTTCTTTTCTTCAGCTATGGGTTTAGCCACCGTGGAGGTGATGCAGGCGATGCATCGCACCTGGAGCAACTCCAAAGTCCGAGTTAACGGCAAGACCAGGCAGATGCAGTGGAGGGACATGTTCGATATAGCCGTcaagtggaggaggtgaggcgTCTTTACGAGCGGTCGGCCCGTCGCCATCCGTATCTCAGGGCCATAAAGCCCTACGGGGCAAAGATAAAGAGGGCAGAGGTCCATAAGTGGTTTTATACCCCTAAACTGGCTGCACAGAATAAAAGGCTTCCTTTGTTGACGGGTGCATCCGCCTCTTGTGCTCAGGATCGCAGATCCAGACCAGCCAGTCCTGTGGTTGGATCAGATGCCTGCTCGAAGCCTCAGCCGAGGGTTCAACAATCACATCAATCTAATCAGGTGACCACCTGCTTCCCAGCCGTGGAGCGCTGTCACAGCCCACCTTCCGGGTTTTATTACAAATCTTATGGATTCACTTCAAAATAAGCCTTCGGTTGAGATTCCTcttcaccttttctcctccagaggACAGATCATAAATATTAGATACTTAGCCTACTTTGACAGCATCCTCGACTTCATCAAAGACAGAATCCTGGTGTATCATGGGTAAATTAGACCAAATATGAACATTAATGCCAATTTTCTCTGGTTTTGCTGGACTGGAAAGTTTTCATTCTCCACCTTTAGGGCGTACAATCCCAGAGGGCTCCTAGAAGTCCGTCAAGCTCTCGAAAATGTGAACAAAGTGGAAGATCTGCTTCCTATAATGAAGGTAAAAGCCACCGActgatggatgagggatggatatCCACACAGATGGATGTGGGTGGAGGTCCAGCAGCTAACCCGAACCCATGATGGCACTTGTTGAGTTTGGTGTGTCTGTTCTCTGAAGCAGGTCAACAGTAAAACCAGGGATGGTTTCACCGTCAATTCCAAAGTGCCGAGCATGAAGGATCCTGGGAAAGAATATGACGgcttcaccatcaccatcacaggaGACAGGTATGAATGCAGATGGCAGCTGTAGCAAAATACCTTTTGAGACAGGGGTGCTCACACTGTTACAGCATACGAGCTACTGATTATATTTATTGAGAAAACTATGGAGGAGTCTTACGATTATGTTGATGTCTGTTGCGTAACTGCAGATGTTGCTCAACACAACATAATTAACTGTACAGTTTTGGCCATTGTGGAGAACTACTGGGACTTTAGTTCCTTCCTGGTCCTCAGCTCCCTCTTCGCTGGTGTTCAGTGGCGTATTTTCCATCAACAGTCCAAAATGCCGCTCCACGTTTCCCTTCTTTGGTGTCGTGATGGCACAcgcactttgaaaatgtcaccGTTAAAAAAGTCCTCCCATTCTGTATGAAAGGGATCCGTTTTATTCTCCTGACTCGGTCCAGCTCCCCACTCACTTAATGCCCTTTCTGAAGTTTAAGAGGAAAAAACGAAAGCACTAACAAACTGGCTAGCTTGTTAGCTCTGCTGCACTTACAGCCGTTGTTTGCACAGTGACACAGGTGTCAAAAATTCAGATGTCACATGACTGGCTGGAGATCAGTCATGTGAGGGGACGGATGATGGGCTGACGTCTGTGTTTTTATCGTCACGAGATCTCCCGATAGTACCTTGGCGATCGACCGTGAGATCTAGCGATAGTAAGATTCAAGTTTGGATACAGTTTTCCCATGCTTGTTTCTGTATTTTCAGGGTGGGAAACATGTTATTCTCAGTTGAAACCCAGACGACAGAGGAGCGGACACAGCAGTACCAGTCAGAGGTGGAGTCCATTTACAAAGACCTCACCGCTAAAGGGAAGGCGCTGATGCTGTCCACCGAACTGGGGGTACGGTCACACTGAGGCTAAGGCCCCCGTTCTCGTTAGCATGGAATACtatactaaccctgaccccctgaccctgactctaaccctaacctaaccccctgaccctgaccccctaacctaaccccctgaccctgaccctaaccccctgaccctgactctaaccccctgaccctgactctaaccccctgaccctgaccctaaccccctgaccctgactctaaccctaacctaaccccctgaccctgaccccctaacctaaccccctgaccctgactctaaccccctgaccctgactctaaccctaaccccctgaccctgactctaaccctaacctaaccccctgaccctgaccccctaaccctctaaccctgaccctaaccccctgaacctgactctaaccccaaccccctgactctaaccctaaccccctgaccctgactctaaccctaacctaaccccctgaccctgactctaaccctaaccccctgaccctgactctaaccctaacctaaccccctgaccctgaccccctaacccactgaccctgaccctaaccccctgaccctgactctaaccccctgaccctaaccccctgaccccctaaccctgaccctaaccccctgaccccctatccctgaccctaaccctgaccccctgaccctgaccctttaacCCTGATTCGATAGATGTGTGAAGTGACACTGTGGTTGTTTAGGTTTGTCACTGTTGGCTTTATAAAAGCGAAcaggtttttcttgttttagtcTTTGAGATCCGATTtctttttgggcttttttaTTCAAACTTTTCAGATCTGGATTTGGGTGATAAAGAGTCTTTATGTCTGAGCCTCCTGGCTGGGAATCAAACTGCTCAAGGAAAAGTTGTTGATGGAAGCTACAGTTTTTCTGTTACGATTATTGATCCTCTTTTGTTAATTATCTGTAGTTGAGTAGCCTTAAGATGAGGGTTCTGTCATTGACTCTGTCCTTGCAGGATGCCGATGCCGTGTGCAACCTCATCCTGTCCTTGGTTTATTACTTCTGTAACCTCATGCCTCTATCCAGAGGGTCCAGGTAAGATCTCAATCTACTGTTCAGGGTTTTCCTTTAACTATCAACCTAAGAGAGATCCCTCAGTAATAACTAGTTGGCTGTTTATGCCAGTAAACCCGTATCTAATGTGTCCTCAGTGTGGTGGCCTACGCCGTCGTCATGGGCGCAGTGATGGCCAGTGGGAAGGAGGTCATGGGTCGGATCCCCAAAGGAAAGGTAAACTTGACACGTGTTTTTCTGGAACCATGAGTCCCTAAATCAGCCCCCCCCCGTTATAGAAAGCAATCAGTCCGTTTTATTGAAATGGTGGATGATTGAATGCAATCATTTCAGCTGGTGGATTTCGAGGCCATGACCACGCCCAGTCCTGACGGCTTCAGTAAAATGGCAAAATCCTGGATGAATCTGAAAAGGTGTGAAGCCCGAGTGCAGCTGTGTTCGTTCTCCCACTTTTTGGCAGAGACTGAATCTTTGTTGTCCCTCGACAGTCTGCCATCCTGGTACCAAAGTCTTCCATCGGTAGCAGAGGCGTTCCCCTCCACCAGAACCATGATCGAGGTTCTCAACACAGACTCATCCTCACACTGTCCAAAGAAGTCCTAACGGGTCCAGGCAGCAGAGGCCCGAAACAGCGGCGCTGCCGAGCCGAGccggc
Protein-coding sequences here:
- the LOC101061227 gene encoding tetratricopeptide repeat protein 13 isoform X1 codes for the protein MQRNMAPGSRAVVAGVLALLCLCRATSSSEASSLTLFDSELSRPGCGSLSDWDEYAADCESSVLQLEPDCEEGGDPSCESTFALNAEKILNQAKLFIEQKKIPFPVDNQNINEELAIGYVLIGNGLYDEAVKHFSLLLQGDPELVSAIYGRGIAYGKKSLQDIKNADLALYELNRVITLEPNWPEVYEQRAEFPSWCRPFPSDGRTLGLEGANVWTALCSGQILSPLGRISEALADLSRAVQLQPSARLYRHRGTLLFISEDYVAAMEDFQQSLELKKNQPIAMLYKGLTFFHRGLLKEAIETFREALKLKSDFIDAYKSLGQAYRELGDFESAMESFQKALLLDQNHIQSLQLRGMMLYHHGSLQEAIGNFKRCLQLEPYNEVCQYMKGLSHVAMGQFYEGIKAQTKVMLNAPLLGQKASSEYLKVKYLREYSRYLHSHLDVPVAEYNVDQDLPGNFKNHWAKNLPFLIEDYEEQPGLQPHIKDVLPQNFDSYSSEVQKLICTADHLGALMQYDTPGFLPNARIHRAMGLATVEVMQAMHRTWSNSKVRVNGKTRQMQWRDMFDIAVKWRRIADPDQPVLWLDQMPARSLSRGFNNHINLIRGQIINIRYLAYFDSILDFIKDRILVYHGAYNPRGLLEVRQALENVNKVEDLLPIMKQVNSKTRDGFTVNSKVPSMKDPGKEYDGFTITITGDRVGNMLFSVETQTTEERTQQYQSEVESIYKDLTAKGKALMLSTELGDADAVCNLILSLVYYFCNLMPLSRGSSVVAYAVVMGAVMASGKEVMGRIPKGKLVDFEAMTTPSPDGFSKMAKSWMNLKSLPSWYQSLPSVAEAFPSTRTMIEVLNTDSSSHCPKKS
- the LOC101061227 gene encoding tetratricopeptide repeat protein 13 isoform X2, encoding MQRNMAPGSRAVVAGVLALLCLCRATSSSEASSLTLFDSELSRPGCGSLSDWDEYAADCESSVLQLEPDCEEGGDPSCESTFALNAEKILNQAKLFIEQKKIPFPVDNQNINEELAIGYVLIGNGLYDEAVKHFSLLLQGDPELVSAIYGRGIAYGKKSLQDIKNADLALYELNRVITLEPNWPEVYEQRAEFPSWCRPFPSDGRTLGLEGANVWTALCSGQILSPLGRISEALADLSRAVQLQPSARLYRHRGTLLFISEDYVAAMEDFQQSLELKKNQPIAMLYKGLTFFHRGLLKEAIETFREALKLKSDFIDAYKSLGQAYRELGDFESAMESFQKALLLDQNHIQSLQLRGMMLYHHGSLQEAIGNFKRCLQLEPYNEVCQYMKGLSHVAMGQFYEGIKAQTKVMLNAPLLGQKASSEYLKVKYLREYSRYLHSHLDVPVAEYNVDQDLPGNFKNHWAKNLPFLIEDYEEQPGLQPHIKDVLPQNFDSYSSEVQKLICTADHLGALMQYDTPGFLPNARIHRAMGLATVEVMQAMHRTWSNSKVRVNGKTRQMQWRDMFDIAVKWRRIADPDQPVLWLDQMPARSLSRGFNNHINLIRGQIINIRYLAYFDSILDFIKDRILVYHGAYNPRGLLEVRQALENVNKVEDLLPIMKVNSKTRDGFTVNSKVPSMKDPGKEYDGFTITITGDRVGNMLFSVETQTTEERTQQYQSEVESIYKDLTAKGKALMLSTELGDADAVCNLILSLVYYFCNLMPLSRGSSVVAYAVVMGAVMASGKEVMGRIPKGKLVDFEAMTTPSPDGFSKMAKSWMNLKSLPSWYQSLPSVAEAFPSTRTMIEVLNTDSSSHCPKKS
- the LOC101061227 gene encoding tetratricopeptide repeat protein 13 isoform X3, which codes for MQRNMAPGSRAVVAGVLALLCLCRATSSSEASSLTLFDSELSRPGCGSLSDWDEYAADCESSVLQLEPDCEEGGDPSCESTFALNAEKILNQAKLFIEQKKIPFPVDNQNINEELAIGYVLIGNGLYDEAVKHFSLLLQGDPELVSAIYGRGIAYGKKSLQDIKNADLALYELNRVITLEPNWPEVYEQRAEILSPLGRISEALADLSRAVQLQPSARLYRHRGTLLFISEDYVAAMEDFQQSLELKKNQPIAMLYKGLTFFHRGLLKEAIETFREALKLKSDFIDAYKSLGQAYRELGDFESAMESFQKALLLDQNHIQSLQLRGMMLYHHGSLQEAIGNFKRCLQLEPYNEVCQYMKGLSHVAMGQFYEGIKAQTKVMLNAPLLGQKASSEYLKVKYLREYSRYLHSHLDVPVAEYNVDQDLPGNFKNHWAKNLPFLIEDYEEQPGLQPHIKDVLPQNFDSYSSEVQKLICTADHLGALMQYDTPGFLPNARIHRAMGLATVEVMQAMHRTWSNSKVRVNGKTRQMQWRDMFDIAVKWRRIADPDQPVLWLDQMPARSLSRGFNNHINLIRGQIINIRYLAYFDSILDFIKDRILVYHGAYNPRGLLEVRQALENVNKVEDLLPIMKQVNSKTRDGFTVNSKVPSMKDPGKEYDGFTITITGDRVGNMLFSVETQTTEERTQQYQSEVESIYKDLTAKGKALMLSTELGDADAVCNLILSLVYYFCNLMPLSRGSSVVAYAVVMGAVMASGKEVMGRIPKGKLVDFEAMTTPSPDGFSKMAKSWMNLKSLPSWYQSLPSVAEAFPSTRTMIEVLNTDSSSHCPKKS